The genomic interval TTCAATGTTGGGCCGGTTTTTTCGACGCAAACCAAAAAATTAACCATCACTCCCGTCGGGCTTGAGCTTGTGCGCGAGATATCCTCACAGTTTGAGTTTCCTTTCACTGTGATGGGGGGAATTAAACTGGAGCACGTTGGGTCGTTGATCGAATGCGGCGCGAGAAGAATTGCCGTTGTGACTGCGGTCGTTGGCGTTGATGATATTGAAGCAGCTGCGCGCGCATTTTGTGATGAAATTGCGCAGCATGTCAAATCTTAGATTGTATAACAGGCCAACCCATTGTGAATGATTTTGTCATTACGCTTCAAAACAAAGTCCTTCAAGTTTTGTCGGAACTCGGTGCTGCGCACGGCGAACAAGAAGATGATCTGCAACGCTTCCTGAGTGCGCTTGTTGAGTTTGCGCCGAAATCCGCGAACAGCGTGAACCTTCACCCGGAGTTAATCGCTTCTCTGTTTACTTCCGGCCTCTCAAAAAGGCGGCGCCGCAAATCATACGTCTCGATACTATCGGCGTGGCGGGAGCGTATCGACGACGCTGAGTTGTCTCTGCGCCGTTTTCATCGCTCGGAGCTGATCCGTATCGCTATCCGCGACCTATGCGGAATCGCTGGCATTCAAGTTATTACAAACGAACTCGCTTTGCTCGCAGACGTTGTCGTGTCGGATGTCTATGACCGTCTGTGGAATGAGCACGTATTGAAGCACGGTGAGCCGATTGGAGAATCTTCGGGCGAATCGTCGCGGATGTGCGTCATTGGCATGGGAAAGCAAGGCGGCTATGAGCTGAATTTTAGTTCTGATATTGATGTGATGTTTGCTTACGAAGAAGATGGTGAGACGGCGGGTGGGCCTCAGGGCAAATTAGAGAACCGCATTTTTTTTACCAATTTTGCGCAAGAGTTTTGCGACATACTGACGCGACCGACGCCAGACGGATTTTTATATCGCATTGATACTCGACTGCGTCCTGAAGGCGGTAGCGGCATGTTGGCTACGCCGCTAATGGCTGTCGAAATTTATTATCATACCTACGGTCAAAATTGGGAGCGGCAAGCGTTAATAAAAGCGCGCCCCATTGCGGGCGATGATGAAGTGGGCCGTCGCTTCATGTCGCTAATTACGCCGTTTACCTATCGGCGCTTGGTTGATGATATTGAAATCGCCGATGTATTGCGCGATGTAGACCGCTTGCGGATTCGTTCCATGCAAGAAATCGGCGAAGAGAAGCAGCGAGTTAATTTTAAGAACGGCTACGGCGGCATTCGCGACGTTGAATTTTTTGTGCAAGCAGTGCAGATGCTGTATGGACGCCAATATCCAGAAGTGAAGCTTGCTGGCACCTTGGTATCGTTGCAACGCATGTTTGAAAGCCATTTGTTGCATTCAAGCGACTATGAGACGCTGACAAGCGCGTATCAGTTCTTGCGGCGCATCGAGCACCGGATGCAAATGGTCAATGAGCAGCAAGTCTATGAACTGCCCGCTGACGAAGAAGAACGCGCCCGACTGGCGCGTAGTATGGACTATGAGAATTACGCCGCTCTCGAAGCCGATTATCAAAAAATTACAGCGAACGTACGCAAAATATACGAAGGCGTTTTTCAACGTACCGAGTGGGAAGACCCTTCCTCTCTGATAATAGAAGCGGAGCGGGTTACGCCTGAAATCGAAGCCCTGCTGGGGGAATATGATTTTGAAAATCCCCGTCAGGCGTTTAGCTTTTTAAAGGCGTTGCAAAAAGCCAGTGAGCCTCATCTTCAACCCAAAACAACCCGCTTGTTCAAAGCAATCTTACCGCGATTGCTGCATATTCTAAAAGAAAGCCCTGATTCGGATATGGCGCTGTCGAACTTCGAAAAGCTGATTTCCAACTTTCGGGCGCGGACAGCGTTGTACGAAGAAATGAATAACCAGCGCTCGGTGTTTAACCTGCTGGTTTCGATTATTAGCTGTAGCCATTTTTTAACGCGCCTAATTTTACGCGACCCGTCTTTGATGGAGACGCTTGGTTCGGAAGAACTGCTTGAAACGCCGATTGTCGAAGAGACGTTGCAGCGCCATTTGACGCTAATTCAATCAGCGCACCAATCAGAAACATTGCGCGATCACTTATTGCGCGTACAAAACGCGGCGATGTTTCGCAGCGGCGTGCGCTTTATTCTCGGAATAACCGGCGTCGAGCAAACTGGGCGCGATCTCGCCCAAATCGCTGATTTTGTTTTGAACCATTCGTTCCAACCGGTTACAGAACAGCTAACAGAGCGTTTTCCAACTTTCACCCGGAACTGTTCGGATAATGTTGCGGTGATTGGATATGGCAAGTTGGGAGGCCGTGATTTTAATATCGCCTCTGATTGCGATATTGTGTTTGTGTATGAAGAAGGGAACTGTGACGGCGAAGTCGGGGCAGGTGAATTTTTTCATCGCTGGGCGGGAAAGTACGTTAATTATCTCGAATCAAAAAGCGCATTGGGGTTTTTGTATAAACCAGACGCGCGTTTGCGTCCACACGGGCACAACAGTCCAATGGCTTGCAACTGGGAGAGTTTTACTGATTATTACGAGAACCATGCGCAGTTATGGGAGAAGATGGCGCTGTCTCGCGCGCGCTGGATTGGCGGGGCGGATTCTCTGCGAGCGAAGCTATCGGATTTTCAGCAAAAGCTATTGTTTCAGCGGGCGTTACGACGAGACGAATTTGAAGCGATTTTAGACATGCGGCGAAAAATTGAACAAGAGAAACAATCCGAAGTTCTCAAAGCGGGCCCCGGAGGTTTGGTCGATGTCGAATTTATCGCCCAGACATTATTATTGCACTATGGCTGTACTCACCCGGCAATACGCTCAACGGCTACCATCGAGGTCATTCGGCTTGCCGCTAAGGAAGGCCTATTGGATGAGCAAGCGGCGAGTCCACTGATCGAATCATATTTGTTTCTGCGGGAAATTGAGAATAGGCTGCGAATTGTTAACAATGTTTCAATGGACGGCATCCCAAAGCAGCAGGATGAACTTGAAGAGCTAACGCGTCGTTATGCGCTGCGCCTCGATACGGAGAAGCCTACTCCGGAAATATTCTTGCAGTGGATCGCAGAGCACACGCACCAAGTGCGAAAAATTTTCAATCAGTTTTTTAATGAGCAAATGAACCAAGCCTAGAGTGATTGTGCGCTTTAACGGCGTTTTGATCCCATAACCATCCGGCTAATTTTCTTTTTCTTCGTGGGGGTGATATTGGTCGGCGTATTGGTGTCAATCGAGGTTCGGTTTTGCAGCTGTTCATCTACTTTTTGGTGGATTGCTTCTTGGTCTTTATAGCGCTGAATCGCTTGTCCAATCATGTTGTGTTGAACGTCAACCAGTGATTGTTGTGAACGTACGACATCCATTTTGCGACGCTGTTGTTCAATTTTTTGTTGCAAGCGTGCTTTTGCTTTAAGCATTTCTTGATATTCAGGAGAATTGGGGTCCATGGTTTCTGTTGCCGCCGCGATATCTTTTGCCATTTGCTCTAATTCGCCTTGAACCGCACGAAATTCTTGCTCGAAAACCTCTCCCATATATTTCAACATGTCTCCATGTAGGTTAAGAATAATGCTTTGCTTTAAGCGAACGCTATGTTGAAATCCCGGTACGCGGTTGAAATCAAATGCCACGGCGCTTCTCGCTCGAGCGTAATCACCGAGGCGGGATTGAATTTTCTGAAGAATTTGCGGAATCGCTTTTCGGTCCATTAATCCAATTTTCACTTGGATTAAACAGCGTAGCAATTTAGGCAGTTCTAAGAGAACCGGACGGTCTCTCATGTGGCCTTGTACCAACGCTTCCACATGTTTTAAGTCGTCAATTGATCTTTCCATCGAAAGTTTTGCGCGGTCTTTTCTTTCTTTAAATTCGAGCGCTTTCGGCGTGTCTCCAAAGCCTGCGCGCTCTAATTTAGTCAGAAAGTAATTGGTCATTTCTAACAACAAATAGCCGGTCGTTTCGCTGTATTGGACCACGTCGTATGCTTGGTCCAAAATCATGGTAAAAAACGGTTTTATTGGATCTTCATCATCCATGTCTGTGGAGCGGGAACGGATGGATTTGATTTCTTCGGGGCTAAAAATCAGGCTGATTTCTTGCCGTAGAGCAGGTTGTACATTCGATTTTGATTGAGTTGGGGCAAAAAAATGGAACAGCCGGGTGCGAATTGAAATAACGCCGTCGGTTTTTTGCAGGCAAAGCTGATTATTGATATCAAGCATTGAG from Candidatus Hinthialibacter antarcticus carries:
- the glnE gene encoding bifunctional [glutamate--ammonia ligase]-adenylyl-L-tyrosine phosphorylase/[glutamate--ammonia-ligase] adenylyltransferase, which encodes MNDFVITLQNKVLQVLSELGAAHGEQEDDLQRFLSALVEFAPKSANSVNLHPELIASLFTSGLSKRRRRKSYVSILSAWRERIDDAELSLRRFHRSELIRIAIRDLCGIAGIQVITNELALLADVVVSDVYDRLWNEHVLKHGEPIGESSGESSRMCVIGMGKQGGYELNFSSDIDVMFAYEEDGETAGGPQGKLENRIFFTNFAQEFCDILTRPTPDGFLYRIDTRLRPEGGSGMLATPLMAVEIYYHTYGQNWERQALIKARPIAGDDEVGRRFMSLITPFTYRRLVDDIEIADVLRDVDRLRIRSMQEIGEEKQRVNFKNGYGGIRDVEFFVQAVQMLYGRQYPEVKLAGTLVSLQRMFESHLLHSSDYETLTSAYQFLRRIEHRMQMVNEQQVYELPADEEERARLARSMDYENYAALEADYQKITANVRKIYEGVFQRTEWEDPSSLIIEAERVTPEIEALLGEYDFENPRQAFSFLKALQKASEPHLQPKTTRLFKAILPRLLHILKESPDSDMALSNFEKLISNFRARTALYEEMNNQRSVFNLLVSIISCSHFLTRLILRDPSLMETLGSEELLETPIVEETLQRHLTLIQSAHQSETLRDHLLRVQNAAMFRSGVRFILGITGVEQTGRDLAQIADFVLNHSFQPVTEQLTERFPTFTRNCSDNVAVIGYGKLGGRDFNIASDCDIVFVYEEGNCDGEVGAGEFFHRWAGKYVNYLESKSALGFLYKPDARLRPHGHNSPMACNWESFTDYYENHAQLWEKMALSRARWIGGADSLRAKLSDFQQKLLFQRALRRDEFEAILDMRRKIEQEKQSEVLKAGPGGLVDVEFIAQTLLLHYGCTHPAIRSTATIEVIRLAAKEGLLDEQAASPLIESYLFLREIENRLRIVNNVSMDGIPKQQDELEELTRRYALRLDTEKPTPEIFLQWIAEHTHQVRKIFNQFFNEQMNQA